A single region of the Musa acuminata AAA Group cultivar baxijiao chromosome BXJ1-11, Cavendish_Baxijiao_AAA, whole genome shotgun sequence genome encodes:
- the LOC135597181 gene encoding magnesium-chelatase subunit ChlI, chloroplastic-like isoform X1, whose protein sequence is MAGLLSSSFTALSAPTGPTLSYCPAPLPPTSFPARVVHRRNLSSGARISIRHRPRHLLVSGAAPATTELSSADEGKKLMSSESQRPVFPFSAIVGQDEMKLCLLLNVIDPKIGGVMIMGDRGTGKSTVVRSLVDLLPEIKVVVGDPFNSDPEDPESMSMDVRDRAARGEPLPVAATRITMVDLPLGATEDRVCGTIDIEKALTEGVKAFEPGLLAKANRGILYVDEVNLLDDHLVDVLLDSAASGWNTVEREGISISHPARFILIGSGNPEEGELRPQLLDRFGMHAQVGTVRDAELRVKIVEERAGFDQDPKGFRETYRAEQEKLQQQIASARSSLASVQIDHDLRVKISKVCAELNVDGLRGDIVSNRAAKALAALKGRDKVTAEDIATVIPNCLRHRLRKDPLESIDSGLLVIEKFYEVFS, encoded by the exons ATGGCGGGTCTCCTCTCATCCTCCTTCACCGCCCTCTCCGCTCCCACAGGTCCAACTCTATCCTATTGCCCCGCTCCTCTCCCTCCAACCTCATTTCCTG CCCGGGTTGTCCACCGGAGAAACCTCAGCAGTGGTGCCAGAATTAGTATCAGGCACCGGCCGCGCCACCTCCTGGTCTCCGGTGCCGCTCCCGCCACCACCGAGCTCTCCTCCGCCGATGAG GGAAAGAAGTTGATGAGCAGCGAGAGCCAGCGGCCGGTCTTCCCGTTCTCGGCCATCGTGGGGCAGGACGAGATGAAGCTGTGCCTTCTGCTGAATGTCATCGACCCCAAGATCGGCGGCGTCATGATCATGGGCGACCGGGGCACCGGCAAGTCTACCGTCGTCCGCTCCCTCGTCGACCTCCTTCCCGAGATCAAGGTGGTCGTGGGCGACCCTTTTAACTCCGACCCCGAGGACCCCGAGTCGATGAGCATGGACGTCCGCGACCGCGCCGCCCGTGGCGAGCCCCTTCCGGTGGCCGCCACCAGGATCACCATGGTCGATCTGCCGCTCGGCGCCACCGAGGACCGGGTCTGCGGCACAATCGACATTGAGAAGGCACTCACCGAGGGCGTCAAGGCCTTCGAGCCCGGCCTGCTTGCCAAGGCCAACAGGGGCATTCTCTACGTCGACGAGGTCAATCTCTTGGACGACCACCTGGTGGACGTGCTCCTGGACTCCGCTGCCTCCGGGTGGAACACCGTGGAGAGAGAGGGCATTTCCATTTCCCACCCCGCTCGGTTCATCCTTATCGGTTCCGGGAACCCCGAGGAAGGTGAGCTCCGGCCACAGCTCCTGGACAGGTTCGGAATGCACGCTCAGGTGGGGACGGTGAGGGATGCCGAGCTGCGGGTCAAGATTGTGGAGGAGAGAGCTGGGTTTGATCAAGACCCCAAGGGGTTCAGGGAAACTTACCGAGCAGAGCAGGAGAAGCTCCAGCAACAGATTGCATCGGCACGGAGCTCGCTTGCATCGGTTCAGATCGATCACGACCTTCGTGTGAAGATCTCTAAAGTTTGTGCAGAGCTGAATGTGGATGGGCTGAGAGGGGATATTGTCTCCAATAGGGCTGCCAAGGCCTTGGCTGCATTGAAAGGGAGGGACAAAGTGACTGCAGAAGACATAGCCACTGTCATTCCGAACTGTTTGAGACACCGGCTCAGGAAGGATCCTTTGGAGTCGATAGACTCTGGTTTGCTCGTCATTGAGAAGTTCTACGAGGTCTTTAGCTGA
- the LOC103971294 gene encoding probable E3 ubiquitin-protein ligase ATL45, with amino-acid sequence MGVGAAVLIAVAACVLLVIGALYVRCVSRRFNATVARNSPPKITGLGSPSIAALPTVAYQRPREDRGASRTLCSVCLGAMSEGELVRVLPACAHVFHVDCIDAWLRARATCPVCRSDLKLSHLVDTEESEIPPPPPSPPLSSTSVV; translated from the coding sequence ATGGGCGTCGGAGCTGCTGTCCTTATCGCCGTGGCCGCTTGCGTCCTCCTCGTCATCGGGGCCCTGTACGTCCGTTGCGTCAGCCGCCGCTTCAACGCGACCGTCGCCCGCAACTCGCCGCCCAAGATCACCGGACTCGGGTCACCCTCCATAGCCGCCCTGCCCACGGTCGCCTACCAGAGGCCCCGCGAGGACCGCGGCGCGTCACGGACGCTGTGCAGCGTCTGCCTCGGCGCCATGAGCGAAGGCGAGTTGGTGCGGGTGCTGCCAGCCTGCGCTCACGTCTTCCATGTCGACTGCATCGACGCCTGGTTGCGCGCCCGCGCGACGTGCCCCGTGTGCCGCTCCGATCTCAAGCTCTCCCACCTGGTGGACACCGAAGAGTCGgagattcctcctcctcctccttcgcctcctctttcttccaccAGTGTAGTTTGA
- the LOC135597181 gene encoding magnesium-chelatase subunit ChlI, chloroplastic-like isoform X2, whose translation MAGLLSSSFTALSAPTARVVHRRNLSSGARISIRHRPRHLLVSGAAPATTELSSADEGKKLMSSESQRPVFPFSAIVGQDEMKLCLLLNVIDPKIGGVMIMGDRGTGKSTVVRSLVDLLPEIKVVVGDPFNSDPEDPESMSMDVRDRAARGEPLPVAATRITMVDLPLGATEDRVCGTIDIEKALTEGVKAFEPGLLAKANRGILYVDEVNLLDDHLVDVLLDSAASGWNTVEREGISISHPARFILIGSGNPEEGELRPQLLDRFGMHAQVGTVRDAELRVKIVEERAGFDQDPKGFRETYRAEQEKLQQQIASARSSLASVQIDHDLRVKISKVCAELNVDGLRGDIVSNRAAKALAALKGRDKVTAEDIATVIPNCLRHRLRKDPLESIDSGLLVIEKFYEVFS comes from the exons ATGGCGGGTCTCCTCTCATCCTCCTTCACCGCCCTCTCCGCTCCCACAG CCCGGGTTGTCCACCGGAGAAACCTCAGCAGTGGTGCCAGAATTAGTATCAGGCACCGGCCGCGCCACCTCCTGGTCTCCGGTGCCGCTCCCGCCACCACCGAGCTCTCCTCCGCCGATGAG GGAAAGAAGTTGATGAGCAGCGAGAGCCAGCGGCCGGTCTTCCCGTTCTCGGCCATCGTGGGGCAGGACGAGATGAAGCTGTGCCTTCTGCTGAATGTCATCGACCCCAAGATCGGCGGCGTCATGATCATGGGCGACCGGGGCACCGGCAAGTCTACCGTCGTCCGCTCCCTCGTCGACCTCCTTCCCGAGATCAAGGTGGTCGTGGGCGACCCTTTTAACTCCGACCCCGAGGACCCCGAGTCGATGAGCATGGACGTCCGCGACCGCGCCGCCCGTGGCGAGCCCCTTCCGGTGGCCGCCACCAGGATCACCATGGTCGATCTGCCGCTCGGCGCCACCGAGGACCGGGTCTGCGGCACAATCGACATTGAGAAGGCACTCACCGAGGGCGTCAAGGCCTTCGAGCCCGGCCTGCTTGCCAAGGCCAACAGGGGCATTCTCTACGTCGACGAGGTCAATCTCTTGGACGACCACCTGGTGGACGTGCTCCTGGACTCCGCTGCCTCCGGGTGGAACACCGTGGAGAGAGAGGGCATTTCCATTTCCCACCCCGCTCGGTTCATCCTTATCGGTTCCGGGAACCCCGAGGAAGGTGAGCTCCGGCCACAGCTCCTGGACAGGTTCGGAATGCACGCTCAGGTGGGGACGGTGAGGGATGCCGAGCTGCGGGTCAAGATTGTGGAGGAGAGAGCTGGGTTTGATCAAGACCCCAAGGGGTTCAGGGAAACTTACCGAGCAGAGCAGGAGAAGCTCCAGCAACAGATTGCATCGGCACGGAGCTCGCTTGCATCGGTTCAGATCGATCACGACCTTCGTGTGAAGATCTCTAAAGTTTGTGCAGAGCTGAATGTGGATGGGCTGAGAGGGGATATTGTCTCCAATAGGGCTGCCAAGGCCTTGGCTGCATTGAAAGGGAGGGACAAAGTGACTGCAGAAGACATAGCCACTGTCATTCCGAACTGTTTGAGACACCGGCTCAGGAAGGATCCTTTGGAGTCGATAGACTCTGGTTTGCTCGTCATTGAGAAGTTCTACGAGGTCTTTAGCTGA